GGGTTGCCGGTGTCAACCACCCATGCGGCCGTGGGCGGTGTCATGGGGGTTGGCCTGGCGCGCGGTATTGAAGCTGTTAATTTTAGAATTATTTTTGAGATTATCCTGTATTGGGTTCTGACCGTGCCAGCTGCAGCCATTACCAGCATTGTTATTTTTAAAATTCTTCAGCTCTTTATCTAAAGGAGAAAGTTATGCGCATACCTTTTATTTCAATGTTTGTCACTTCACCCTTCGATGGCCTGCAGGAGCATGCCGAAAAGGTAAAAGAGTGCGCCTGGGTCTTTCAAAGAGCCATTGAATGCATCATCGAAGACCGATGCGAAGATTTCGAGCATTTCAGAAAAGATATCAGTAAGCTCGAGAGCGAAGCAGATGCCATCAAGCGCCGCATCCGGGGACATCTTCCCAAAGGTACACTGCTGCCGGTGGACAAATTTGAGGTGTTCCGCTATCTGGGCGAACAGGACAAAGTGCTGGATGTGGTTGAGGAAGGCCTTGACTGGCTGTCTTTCAGGGCAGCTGCCGGCATTCCGGAGGTGCTCGAAAAGGACTTTATGCTTTTGGTGGCAGCGGTTATGGACCCGATTGAAGAGTTGAGCAAAATGGTCGCCGAAGCCCGCAAATACTTTTCAAATTTCGCAGAGGATCAACGAGTTGTGGTTAAAGACATCATTCGCGCCTTACGCCAGTATGAGCATGAAGCCGATAAGCTGGAAGATGCCGTCAAAGAAAAAATCTTTAATGCCATTGAGGACCCGGTGGCCGTATTTCATTTAATCCGTTTAACCGAGATTATCGGTTCCATCGCCGACCACGCCGAAAATGCCGGCGATATGATGCGCGCCATGGTCGCCAAATAGAGCCTAAATTAACCAAAGCGACCGGTGATGTAATCTTCTGTGAGCTGATGGTTCGGATTGGTAAAAATTTGTGCGGTCGGTCCCACCTCAATTAGATCTCCCAGATGAAAATAAGCTGTGCGTTGCGACACCCGCGATGCCTGCTGCATGGAATGAGTCACGATCACAATCGTATACTGTTCGCGCAGCTCGTCGATTAAATCTTCGATAACAGCGGTGGCAATCGGATCCAGAGCGGAGCACGGTTCATCCATCAAAATAACTTCCGGGTTAACCGCAATTGTTCGAGCAATGCAAAGGCGTTGCTGCTGCCCACCGGAAAGGCCCGTACCGGGCTGGTCGAGCCAGTCCTTAACTTCATCCCAGAGGCCGGCTTTGATCAAAGACGTTTCAACGATCTGATCCAGCTCGGCCTTATTGGACGAAAGGCCATGGATCTTTGGCCCGTAAGCGATATTTTCATAAATGGATTTTGGAAAAGGATTGGGTTTTTGAAAGACCATACCCACCTGAGCCCGTAATGGAACAACATCAATGTTTTTATCGTAAATATTTACCCCATCCAGGGTAATCGTACCGGTAATGCGACAGCCCTCGATGGTATCATTCATCCGGTTCAGGCAGCGGATAAAAGTTGATTTGCCGCAGCCGGAAGGCCCGATCATGGCAATGACCTCGTTGCGGCCGACATCCAGGGATACGTTTTTTATGGCCTGTTTTTCGCCGTACCAGACATTTACCTCGCGGCAGGTCATACGCGCATTGGCAACCGCTATTTCGCCGACAGTATCGCGCTTTTCGCGGCTGACAAGAACCCTGCCCTCCGTTGGCTTGCCTATTATCTCTAAATCACCTT
This region of Desulfobacterales bacterium genomic DNA includes:
- a CDS encoding inorganic phosphate transporter; the protein is GLPVSTTHAAVGGVMGVGLARGIEAVNFRIIFEIILYWVLTVPAAAITSIVIFKILQLFI
- a CDS encoding TIGR00153 family protein yields the protein MRIPFISMFVTSPFDGLQEHAEKVKECAWVFQRAIECIIEDRCEDFEHFRKDISKLESEADAIKRRIRGHLPKGTLLPVDKFEVFRYLGEQDKVLDVVEEGLDWLSFRAAAGIPEVLEKDFMLLVAAVMDPIEELSKMVAEARKYFSNFAEDQRVVVKDIIRALRQYEHEADKLEDAVKEKIFNAIEDPVAVFHLIRLTEIIGSIADHAENAGDMMRAMVAK
- the pstB gene encoding phosphate ABC transporter ATP-binding protein PstB — translated: MPEGDLEIIGKPTEGRVLVSREKRDTVGEIAVANARMTCREVNVWYGEKQAIKNVSLDVGRNEVIAMIGPSGCGKSTFIRCLNRMNDTIEGCRITGTITLDGVNIYDKNIDVVPLRAQVGMVFQKPNPFPKSIYENIAYGPKIHGLSSNKAELDQIVETSLIKAGLWDEVKDWLDQPGTGLSGGQQQRLCIARTIAVNPEVILMDEPCSALDPIATAVIEDLIDELREQYTIVIVTHSMQQASRVSQRTAYFHLGDLIEVGPTAQIFTNPNHQLTEDYITGRFG